A stretch of Haloprofundus halophilus DNA encodes these proteins:
- a CDS encoding MATE family efflux transporter: MFDLTTEDITEGSISRALVVLAAPLVIQSFTQVVQQLVDVFWLGRYGENAVAAVGLNYPIISIVVILVTLAPFVGTQVIVSQRVGGDDAAGARRVAFHGTTMALAFAFVVGAVTYVAAPSIVRLVGADPAFAGMAAVYLATYALGMPFVAVSDTLEGAFTGWGDSRAALYVTLVTVVTNLVLDPFLILGLWVFPELGVEGAALATVAGFAAGMTLAVALAVGPRDTFSLSLADVGFDPAEYREILDVGGPLVGQRIAQDAVRVFVVGIVAVAGGAAGLVAYTVGARIASVAFIPAGGLQQASQSIIGQNLGAENPERANRTTWTGVAIAAVGLGLVGAVQWVVPEPLTTLFVPDVSEAALTLSVQYLQILALGYWALGATYIFLGGFNGARKTKTSLVVSLVQYWGVRLPVAALGVYVFDVGVSAVFWAVTLSNVAAAVGAGAYYYYTTSDGMFERAASAAAGSGGAD; encoded by the coding sequence ATGTTCGACCTCACGACAGAGGACATCACGGAGGGGTCGATATCCCGTGCATTGGTCGTCCTCGCTGCCCCGCTCGTCATCCAGAGCTTCACGCAGGTCGTCCAGCAACTGGTCGACGTGTTCTGGCTCGGCCGCTACGGCGAGAACGCCGTCGCCGCCGTCGGACTGAACTACCCGATAATCAGCATCGTCGTCATCCTCGTCACCCTCGCGCCGTTCGTCGGCACGCAGGTCATCGTCTCCCAGCGCGTCGGCGGCGACGACGCCGCCGGCGCGAGACGCGTCGCCTTCCACGGGACGACGATGGCGCTCGCCTTCGCCTTCGTCGTCGGCGCGGTCACGTACGTCGCCGCACCCTCCATCGTGCGACTCGTCGGTGCCGACCCCGCCTTCGCCGGGATGGCGGCGGTGTACCTCGCCACGTACGCGCTCGGGATGCCGTTCGTCGCCGTCAGCGACACGCTCGAAGGCGCGTTCACCGGGTGGGGAGACTCCCGCGCCGCCCTCTACGTCACCCTCGTCACCGTCGTGACGAACCTCGTTCTCGACCCGTTTCTCATCCTCGGCCTCTGGGTGTTCCCGGAGCTGGGCGTCGAAGGAGCGGCGCTGGCGACGGTCGCGGGGTTCGCCGCCGGGATGACGCTCGCCGTCGCGCTGGCGGTCGGCCCGCGAGACACGTTCTCGCTGTCGCTGGCCGACGTCGGCTTCGACCCCGCCGAGTACCGCGAGATTCTCGACGTCGGCGGACCGCTGGTCGGTCAGCGCATCGCACAGGACGCCGTCCGCGTCTTCGTCGTCGGCATCGTCGCCGTCGCCGGCGGCGCGGCCGGACTCGTCGCCTACACCGTCGGCGCTCGAATCGCCAGCGTCGCGTTCATCCCCGCGGGTGGCCTCCAGCAGGCCTCTCAGAGCATCATCGGCCAGAATCTCGGCGCGGAGAACCCCGAGCGCGCCAATCGGACGACGTGGACCGGCGTCGCCATCGCCGCGGTCGGTCTGGGTCTCGTCGGCGCCGTCCAGTGGGTCGTCCCCGAGCCGCTGACGACGCTGTTCGTCCCCGACGTCTCGGAGGCCGCGCTCACGCTGAGCGTGCAGTACCTCCAGATTCTCGCGCTCGGCTACTGGGCGCTCGGCGCGACGTACATCTTTCTCGGCGGCTTCAACGGCGCGCGGAAGACGAAGACGAGTCTCGTCGTCTCGCTCGTCCAGTACTGGGGGGTTCGACTGCCCGTCGCCGCACTCGGCGTCTACGTGTTCGACGTGGGCGTCTCCGCCGTCTTCTGGGCGGTGACGCTCTCGAACGTCGCCGCCGCCGTCGGCGCGGGTGCGTACTACTACTACACGACGAGCGACGGGATGTTCGAGCGTGCGGCCTCGGCCGCCGCCGGCTCCGGCGGTGCCGACTGA
- a CDS encoding DEAD/DEAH box helicase: protein MKVAEAIPEFADAFGFEEFNRMQREALPAIMERDENLVASAPTASGKTALAELAICKCLRDGGTALFVAPLRALTNEKEAEWDRFESMGYSVYVVTGERDLNPRRAERADILVMTPEKTDSATRKHDSARYSFISDVSCCVIDEVHLLDSESRGGVLEVTISRLRRICDPRVVALSATMPNVGDVAAWLDAVPETTFEFGDDYRPVDLHANVQTYSPGDNPFQDKYRRLYRALDLAEPHIRDGGQSLVFVASRQDAVMAAAKARDEIGQRDIPIGSRGDYDFHTDAKELKNDSLRKAVLDGVGFHHAGLAKEDRNRVEKWFKEGKIQLLFSTSTLAWGVNLPARCVVIRDTKHHDPLEGDVDISPLDVLQMLGRAGRPGYDDVGYGWVVCDRGDADKYRRLLEEGKEIESRLASDLDSHLNAEIAMGTIADLDDVMSWLETTFYYVRAGSKPADYDFEGLRDRVRDTLETLVDRGFVETDESLAVNPTTLGRLASKYYLRLETSRRFADLAERDRIAVDDVLEAVAGASEFDSVSARQAEQDAVDSVLAGVDTTLEDGNRKVLAILHAGMAGSTPADLRSDAWVIRQNALRLLAALREFLDEFVGPRAANLARRIEARVEHGVSRDAAALTAVDGIGPTRASKLATGGLASPADVVDAGVEELTRAGLSDGVAERVVERAKSLPRLEIEWGAFPESIARGENEMHEVTVKNVGGAARTGLRVTVNGVEMSQKTTYLSDQTTVPVAVFGAQDELEFRVEAAFPELPLAPVVDSRTVVVE, encoded by the coding sequence ATGAAGGTCGCCGAGGCGATACCGGAGTTCGCCGACGCGTTCGGGTTCGAGGAGTTCAACCGGATGCAGCGGGAGGCGCTGCCCGCCATCATGGAGCGCGACGAGAACCTCGTCGCGAGCGCGCCCACCGCCAGCGGCAAGACCGCCCTCGCCGAACTCGCCATCTGCAAGTGCCTGCGCGACGGCGGGACGGCGCTGTTCGTCGCCCCGCTTCGCGCGCTGACGAACGAGAAGGAAGCCGAGTGGGACCGCTTCGAGTCGATGGGCTACTCGGTGTACGTCGTCACCGGCGAGCGCGACCTGAACCCGCGCCGCGCCGAGCGCGCCGACATCCTCGTGATGACGCCCGAGAAGACCGACTCGGCGACGCGGAAACACGACTCCGCGCGCTACTCGTTCATCTCCGACGTCTCCTGCTGCGTCATCGACGAGGTCCACCTGCTCGACTCCGAGTCCCGCGGCGGCGTCCTCGAAGTGACCATCTCCCGGCTGCGCCGCATCTGCGACCCGCGCGTCGTCGCGCTCTCGGCGACGATGCCGAACGTCGGCGACGTGGCGGCGTGGCTCGACGCCGTCCCCGAGACGACGTTCGAGTTCGGCGACGACTACCGCCCGGTGGACCTGCACGCGAACGTCCAGACGTACAGCCCCGGCGACAACCCGTTTCAGGACAAGTACCGCCGTCTCTACCGCGCGCTCGACTTGGCCGAACCGCACATCCGCGACGGGGGCCAGTCGCTCGTCTTCGTCGCCTCCAGACAGGACGCCGTGATGGCCGCCGCGAAGGCCCGCGACGAAATCGGCCAGCGCGACATCCCCATCGGCTCCCGCGGCGACTACGACTTCCACACCGACGCGAAGGAACTGAAGAACGACAGCCTCCGGAAGGCAGTGCTCGACGGCGTGGGCTTCCACCACGCCGGCCTCGCCAAGGAGGACCGGAACCGCGTCGAGAAGTGGTTCAAAGAGGGGAAGATTCAGCTCCTCTTCTCGACGTCGACGCTGGCGTGGGGCGTCAACCTCCCCGCCCGCTGCGTCGTCATCCGCGACACCAAACACCACGACCCGCTGGAGGGCGACGTGGATATCAGTCCGCTCGACGTGCTCCAGATGCTCGGCCGCGCGGGGCGGCCCGGGTACGACGACGTCGGCTACGGCTGGGTCGTCTGCGACCGCGGGGACGCCGACAAGTACCGACGGCTCCTGGAGGAGGGCAAGGAGATAGAGTCGCGGCTCGCCTCGGACCTCGACTCGCATCTCAACGCCGAGATAGCGATGGGCACCATCGCGGACTTGGACGACGTGATGTCGTGGCTGGAGACGACCTTCTACTACGTCCGTGCGGGGTCGAAACCGGCGGACTACGACTTCGAGGGGCTCCGCGACCGCGTCCGCGACACGCTGGAGACGCTCGTCGACCGCGGCTTCGTCGAGACCGACGAGAGTCTCGCCGTGAACCCGACGACGCTCGGCCGCCTCGCCTCCAAGTACTACCTCCGGTTGGAGACCTCGCGGCGGTTCGCGGACCTCGCCGAGCGCGACCGGATCGCCGTCGACGACGTGCTGGAGGCCGTTGCGGGCGCGTCCGAGTTCGACAGCGTGTCGGCGCGACAGGCCGAACAGGACGCCGTCGACTCCGTGCTCGCCGGCGTCGACACGACTCTCGAGGACGGCAACCGGAAAGTGCTCGCCATCCTCCACGCGGGGATGGCCGGGTCGACGCCCGCCGACCTCAGAAGCGACGCGTGGGTCATCAGACAGAACGCGCTGCGACTGCTCGCGGCGCTGCGGGAGTTCCTCGACGAGTTCGTCGGGCCGCGCGCGGCGAATCTCGCCCGGCGCATCGAAGCCAGAGTCGAGCACGGCGTCAGCCGCGACGCGGCGGCGCTGACGGCCGTCGACGGCATCGGGCCGACCCGCGCGAGCAAGTTGGCGACCGGGGGGTTGGCGTCGCCGGCGGACGTGGTCGACGCCGGCGTCGAGGAACTGACCCGCGCGGGGCTCTCCGACGGCGTCGCCGAACGCGTCGTCGAGCGAGCGAAGTCGCTCCCGCGACTCGAAATAGAGTGGGGGGCGTTCCCCGAGTCCATCGCGAGAGGGGAAAACGAGATGCACGAGGTGACAGTGAAAAACGTCGGCGGCGCGGCGCGGACGGGGCTCCGCGTCACGGTCAACGGCGTCGAGATGAGCCAGAAGACGACGTATCTCTCGGACCAGACGACGGTTCCGGTCGCCGTCTTCGGCGCGCAGGACGAACTGGAGTTCCGCGTCGAAGCGGCGTTTCCCGAACTGCCGCTCGCGCCCGTCGTCGACTCGCGGACTGTCGTCGTCGAGTAG
- a CDS encoding HAD family hydrolase codes for MDAVLFDMDGVIVDSEEFWHEIEDEVIFADVVAGAPPPRDEITGMNYREIYDYLAAEYEVTVDKDEFVAIYQDAAEEIYTENVSVMPRFDALLDTLRDRGVAVAIVSSSPQSWIAMVRERFGIEPLDLVLSAEDIDGPGKPEPAIYETAAERLRLDPEDCAVVEDSTNGARSARRAGTYVVGYRTETNADADLSPADTVVEGPTELRKELLARTDSER; via the coding sequence ATGGATGCGGTTCTGTTCGACATGGACGGAGTCATCGTCGACTCCGAGGAGTTCTGGCACGAGATCGAAGACGAGGTCATCTTCGCCGACGTCGTCGCCGGCGCGCCGCCGCCCCGCGACGAGATTACGGGGATGAACTACCGCGAGATATACGACTACCTCGCCGCCGAGTACGAGGTGACCGTCGACAAAGACGAGTTCGTCGCCATCTACCAGGACGCCGCCGAGGAGATTTACACCGAGAACGTCTCCGTGATGCCGCGGTTCGACGCGCTGCTGGACACGCTGCGGGACCGCGGCGTCGCCGTCGCTATCGTCTCCTCGTCGCCGCAGTCGTGGATCGCGATGGTCCGCGAGCGCTTCGGTATCGAGCCGCTGGACCTCGTGCTGAGCGCCGAGGACATCGACGGCCCCGGCAAGCCCGAACCGGCTATCTACGAGACCGCCGCCGAGAGACTGCGTCTCGACCCAGAAGACTGCGCCGTCGTCGAGGACTCGACCAACGGCGCGCGGTCGGCTCGGCGCGCCGGCACGTACGTCGTCGGCTACCGGACGGAGACGAACGCCGACGCCGACCTCTCGCCGGCCGACACGGTGGTCGAAGGGCCGACCGAACTCAGAAAGGAACTGCTCGCGCGGACCGACTCCGAGCGCTGA
- a CDS encoding PGF-CTERM sorting domain-containing protein, protein MTRTRLVTVCLVVLLCLTVSLSPAVSAAALGPGMDGDSVAQQVEGDDEDEEDEEDEDDEEGEEDEEDEEDEDDEEGEEDEEDEDDDEEDDGDDDDEGGDGDDEGGDGEDDDDDGDDEDDEGEGPGNAASNGNGNGPPDHANNPDDEDDRAAAADEGDDESTAVGAPIEAETESQANSLQSTPEQQETPTSTPTSTPTSTPTATPTSTPTSTPTSTPTSTPTSTPTSTPTSTPTSTPTSTATSTPTNTPTSTSTATATESPPPTTTADPNQSSSDAVRVVNLSVSRSPVPSGEPVTFVATLENPTPQPANHTVRLRLFGEIADVKTVTVPAGETVTVQFTRTILATGEHTARVGDQTATVSVTESQVATDEPETTSSTGVPGFGVGVALAALLAVAALALRRE, encoded by the coding sequence ATGACACGAACACGTCTCGTAACGGTCTGTCTCGTCGTGCTGCTCTGCTTGACCGTCTCGCTCTCGCCCGCAGTGTCGGCGGCGGCGCTCGGCCCCGGGATGGACGGCGACTCCGTGGCACAGCAAGTCGAGGGTGACGACGAGGACGAGGAGGACGAAGAGGACGAAGACGACGAGGAGGGCGAAGAGGATGAAGAGGACGAAGAGGACGAAGACGACGAGGAGGGCGAAGAGGATGAAGAGGACGAAGACGACGATGAGGAGGACGATGGTGACGACGATGACGAGGGCGGTGACGGCGATGACGAGGGCGGTGACGGCGAGGATGATGACGACGACGGTGACGACGAGGACGACGAAGGCGAGGGTCCGGGGAACGCAGCGTCCAACGGAAACGGTAACGGCCCGCCGGACCACGCCAACAACCCCGACGACGAGGACGACAGAGCCGCCGCGGCAGACGAGGGGGATGACGAGTCGACCGCCGTCGGAGCGCCCATAGAAGCCGAGACGGAGTCGCAGGCGAACTCGTTACAGTCGACGCCGGAACAGCAGGAAACGCCGACGTCGACGCCGACTTCCACTCCGACGAGTACACCTACGGCGACACCGACGTCGACACCGACGTCCACTCCGACGAGTACGCCTACGTCGACACCGACGTCCACTCCGACGAGTACGCCGACGTCGACGCCGACGAGCACACCGACGAGTACCGCCACGTCGACTCCCACGAACACACCGACGTCGACGAGTACCGCGACGGCCACCGAGTCGCCCCCTCCCACCACGACCGCCGACCCGAATCAGAGCTCCTCGGACGCCGTCAGGGTCGTCAACCTCTCGGTGAGCCGATCGCCGGTCCCCTCGGGCGAGCCGGTGACGTTCGTCGCGACGCTCGAGAATCCGACTCCGCAGCCGGCGAACCACACCGTCCGCCTCCGGCTGTTCGGTGAGATCGCGGACGTGAAGACGGTCACCGTTCCCGCGGGCGAGACGGTGACGGTTCAGTTCACCCGGACCATCCTCGCGACGGGCGAGCACACCGCTCGCGTCGGCGATCAGACCGCCACCGTCTCCGTCACCGAGTCCCAGGTCGCCACCGACGAACCCGAGACGACGAGTTCGACGGGCGTCCCCGGATTCGGGGTCGGCGTCGCGCTCGCGGCGCTGCTGGCGGTTGCAGCGCTCGCGCTCCGGCGCGAGTGA
- a CDS encoding TetR/AcrR family transcriptional regulator, with the protein MRGFTDAERERIERELVAAGRELFAQYGLGKTTIAELTDSVGIAPSTFYQFFDSKEALYLHILEGEGERLVGTLHESLSDVDDAESGVRTLLDVLMRELETNPLVRTLVSEEELGRLRAQFTDEAAADARARKTALLRSFIEQWEQTGLLAEEDPDVVADVLRAATFVTLYREEFDDYDRVRDALVDVVAVGVTADRR; encoded by the coding sequence GTGAGAGGCTTCACCGACGCCGAGCGCGAGCGAATCGAGCGTGAACTCGTCGCCGCCGGACGCGAACTGTTCGCACAGTACGGTCTCGGAAAGACGACCATCGCCGAACTGACCGACTCGGTGGGCATTGCCCCGAGCACGTTCTACCAGTTCTTCGACTCGAAGGAGGCGCTCTACCTTCACATCCTCGAAGGCGAGGGAGAGCGACTCGTCGGGACGCTCCACGAATCGCTCTCGGACGTCGACGACGCCGAGTCCGGGGTTCGGACGCTGTTGGACGTACTCATGCGAGAACTGGAGACGAACCCGCTGGTTCGCACACTCGTCAGCGAGGAGGAACTAGGTCGACTCCGGGCGCAGTTCACCGACGAGGCCGCCGCCGACGCCCGCGCGCGGAAGACGGCGTTGCTACGGTCGTTTATCGAGCAGTGGGAGCAGACGGGACTGCTGGCCGAGGAGGACCCGGACGTCGTCGCCGATGTCCTCCGCGCGGCGACGTTCGTGACGCTGTACCGCGAGGAGTTCGACGACTACGACCGGGTCCGCGACGCGCTCGTCGACGTCGTCGCCGTCGGAGTGACCGCCGACCGCCGGTAG
- a CDS encoding ABC transporter permease subunit: MTDAETGVSAESELGGGRTASGNRLLAVARYEAGRKVRGSVALSALLTLVTAMYVGLYPSITSSGVDLDAYIQSLPPAFQEAFGVSTLTTIEGFLAVELYQFAWVLLLGVYFAYSAASLVADDVEHDRMDLLLSTPTPRGTVVVGKFLSMLVPILVVNAVVFAAVFVGTALVDEPIAVMDLLAAHALSVPYLLACSAIGLLLSVTLDRASTAQRGAIGVVFGLFLLETVTANTDFQWVGALAPTRYYDPTAILVDGEYGFVGAAVLLGATAVLVAVARAWFRRRDLA, from the coding sequence GGGGTCTCTGCGGAGTCCGAACTCGGGGGCGGTCGAACGGCGAGCGGGAACCGTCTCCTCGCCGTCGCGCGATACGAGGCCGGTCGGAAGGTTCGCGGGAGCGTCGCGCTCTCGGCGCTCCTCACGCTCGTGACCGCGATGTACGTCGGTCTCTACCCCTCTATCACGTCCTCGGGCGTCGACCTGGACGCCTACATCCAGTCGTTGCCGCCGGCGTTCCAGGAGGCGTTCGGCGTCTCGACGCTCACCACCATCGAGGGGTTCCTCGCCGTCGAACTGTACCAGTTCGCGTGGGTGCTGCTGTTGGGCGTCTACTTCGCCTACAGCGCGGCGTCGCTCGTCGCCGACGACGTCGAACACGACCGGATGGACCTCCTCCTGTCGACGCCGACGCCGCGCGGAACCGTCGTCGTCGGCAAGTTCCTCTCGATGCTCGTGCCGATTCTCGTCGTCAACGCCGTCGTGTTCGCGGCCGTGTTCGTCGGAACGGCGCTCGTCGACGAGCCCATCGCCGTGATGGACCTGCTGGCCGCGCACGCGCTGTCGGTGCCGTACCTGCTCGCCTGTTCGGCTATCGGCCTCCTGCTGTCGGTGACGCTCGACCGTGCGAGCACGGCCCAGCGCGGTGCTATCGGCGTCGTTTTCGGTCTGTTCCTGTTGGAGACCGTCACCGCCAACACCGACTTCCAGTGGGTCGGCGCGCTCGCGCCGACGCGGTACTACGACCCGACGGCGATTCTCGTCGACGGCGAGTACGGCTTCGTCGGCGCGGCGGTGCTGCTCGGGGCCACCGCCGTCCTCGTGGCCGTGGCGCGGGCGTGGTTCCGACGGAGGGACCTCGCGTGA